A stretch of the Pan troglodytes isolate AG18354 chromosome 20, NHGRI_mPanTro3-v2.0_pri, whole genome shotgun sequence genome encodes the following:
- the ZNF66 gene encoding putative zinc finger protein 66 isoform X2 codes for MKRHEMVANPSVLCSHFNQDLWPEHSIKDSFQKLILRRHKKCGHDNLQLKKGCESVDKCKVHKRGYNGLNQCLTTTQSKMFQCDKHGKVFHQFSNTNRHKTRHTGKNPFKFTECSKAFNKSSTLTTHKKIHTGEKPYKCIECGKAFNRSSHLTTHKIIHTGEKRYKCEDCGKAFNRSSNLTTHKKIHTGEKPYKCEECGKAFKRSSILTTHKRIHTGEKPYKCEECGKVFKYLSSLSTHKIIHTGEKPYKCEECGKAFNWSSHLTTHKRIHTGEKPYKCEECGKGFKYSSTLTKHKIIHTGEKPYKCEECGEAFKYFCSLTAHKIIHTGKKPYKCEECGKVFKHSSPLSKHKRIHTGEKPYKCEECGKAFSRSSILTTHKIIHTGEKPYECEDCGKAFNRSSNLTKHKKIHTGEKPYKCEECGKAFQCSSILTTHKRIHTADKPYKCEECGKDFKYSSTLTRHKRIHTGEKPYKCEECGKAFNHPATLFSHKKIHTGGKPHKCNKCGKAFISSSNLSRHEIIHMGGNPYKCENVAKP; via the coding sequence ttttgtGTTCTCATTTTAACCAAGACCTTTGGCCAGAGCACAGCATAAAAGATTCTTTCCAAAAACTGATACTGAGAAGACATAAAAAATGTGGACATGATAATTTGCAGTTAAAAAAAGGCTGTGAAAGTGTGGATAAGTGTAAAGTGCACAAAAGAGGTTATAATGGACTTAACCAATGTTTGACAACTACCCAAAGCAAAATGTTTCAATGTGATAAACATGGGAAGGTCTTTCATCAATTTTCAAATACAAACAGACATAAGACAAGACATACTGGAAAAAACCCTTTCAAATTTACAGAATGTAGCAAAGCTTTTAACAAGTCCTCAacccttactacacataagaaaattcatactggagagaaaccctataaatgtatagaatgtggcaaagccttcaaCCGGTCCTCAcaccttactacacataagataattcatactggagagaaacggTACAAATGTGAAGactgtggcaaagcctttaaccgCTCCTCTaaccttactacacataagaaaattcatactggagagaaaccctacaaatgtgaagaatgtggcaaggcCTTTAAGCGCTCCTCTATccttactacacataagagaattcatactggagagaaaccctacaaatgtgaagaatgtggcaaagtttTTAAGtacctttcttccctttctacacataagataattcatactggagagaaaccctacaaatgtgaagaatgtggcaaagccttcaaTTGGTCCTCAcaccttactacacataagagaattcatactggagagaaaccctacaaatgtgaagaatgtggcaaaggctTTAAGTACTCCTCTACCCttactaaacataaaataatccatactggagagaaaccctacaaatgtgaagaatgtggtgaAGCCTTTAAGTACTTCTGTTCCCTTACtgcacataagataattcatactggaaagaaaccttacaaatgtgaagaatgtggcaaagtgTTTAAGCACTCCTCTCCCCTTTctaaacataagagaattcatactggagagaaaccctacaaatgtgaagaatgtggcaaagccttcagTCGGTCCTCTATTcttactacacataagataattcacactggagagaaaccctacgaATGTGAAGactgtggcaaagcctttaaccgCTCCTCTAACCTTACTAAACacaagaaaattcatactggagagaagccttacaaatgtgaagaatgtggcaaggcCTTTCAGTGCTCCTCTATTCTTACtacacataagagaattcatactgcagataaaccctacaaatgtgaagaatgtggcaaagactTTAAGTACTCCTCTACCCTTACtagacataagagaattcatactggagagaaaccctacaaatgtgaagaatgtggcaaagcttttaatcATCCCGCAACCCTTTTTtcacataagaaaattcatactggagggAAACCACACAAGTGCAataaatgtggcaaagcctttattTCATCCTCAAACCTTAGTAGACATGAGATAATTCATATGGGAGGGAATCCCTACAAATGTgaaaatgtggcaaagccttaG